The following DNA comes from Capsicum annuum cultivar UCD-10X-F1 chromosome 7, UCD10Xv1.1, whole genome shotgun sequence.
gaccaCATATATCAGTGTGTATAATTTTAAGGAGCTGTGTGCATCTTATGActcctttctttgtgtgttttgtttgttttcctttaatacaATCTACACAAATATTAAGGTCAGTAAAATCTAAATCTAGAAGAATTTCATTCTCAACTAATCTTTCCATCCTTTCTTTAGATATGTGACCTAGACGTTTATGCCACAAGTAAGCAGATTGTTCATTCACCAAACTTCATTTGGTAACAACATTATGATGCAGAGTTAAGAGTGTTTCGGTAAAAAGATTATCAAGATTCAGTttgtataaattatcacaaagaGTACCAGTACCAATAAGATAATTATgcttaaacaaactaaaacatctattaccaaaattaaaagaatatccagtcttatccaacttagacaaagaaactaaatttctTGAAAGAGAAGGAACATAAACAGTTTCTACTAAATCTAAGTGACGTCCAGTATCGAGAATAAGACGATAAGTCTCGACACCTTCAACTGGAGCCTTCACTCTATTCCCCATGTaaacaaatctttcattcttgtttatggtttggaTTGTAAGGAATCCATGCATAGTATTAGAAACATGAACAGTACAACCAAAGTGAATCCACCAAGTATTATAAGgaacttcagttaaatttgattcgaGATATGTAAAAGCATAAGGCTTACCTTTCTTCTTAAACCATGCCTTTCATTTCAGGCTATCTTTCTGAAAGTGTACAGATTTTCCACAGAAATGACACTTTTCATTCTTGTTCCCTTTCTTATGTACTTGAGATGAGGACTGATTAACATTAAGTTGTTTCTGTTATCCCTTACCatgtttctttcctttcttttcagctCCTTCATGATTTACATAATTAATGGAGTGGGTTCCTTGATTCTTTAGCCTCGTGTCCTCTTGAACCAACATACCATGCAATTCATGCACATTTCATTTGTCTTTCATGGTGTTGTAGTTTATTTGGAAAGGACCATACTCAGACGGTAATGAGTTGATAATGAACTGCACAAGGAAATTTTGTTCCACTTCCATTCCCAATGAGTTAAGTCTTGTTGCTATGTTTGTCATTTCAATGacatgctcatgcatagtacgtgaaccatcaaacttcatgGCGGTCAAAGTACCCATTAGTGTCCAAGCAAGAGACTTATCAGCAGTTTGGGAAGACTCTTTCATAAGTTTCAGAAGTTTTTTTGCACTTTCAGTTTTGGAAAGAGTAGTCTTAATGTTGCCTACAATATTCATTTGTATGAACATTAGGCCTAATGTGTTAGACTGATCCCAGTACTtataataggacttttcttcatcactaCTAGCTTCAGTAATAGCAGTTGGCTTTTCAGAGTAAAGTGCAGCATGAAGATCTAAAACTCCAAGATGGAATTTGATCTGTTCGCACCAATCCGAAAAGTTAAGTCCATTAAAAGTCGTAACAGAGGTAGAGTGCGAATGAAGGGCAAGTGCTGAAAATAGAATATGCTCATTTGTTAATGCTTTGAGTTATCAGATTaaacacattatcaaattcagaagtaatttacttaaatgtatattgatgttctcctttgggcgaaacatcaaaatacaactttaaacataatgatgcttaaaatatatttaacacaaaatgataatatttaatgcatcaattaataatatttatcatctttggataaataaataaaactaacgatacatcaaaattatctctttaatatttattggtcatatgaacaaacaatcaacctttgggtgatccacaaatgtcttatgaccaaaaatttaatttacccaTAATCATTAGATCAATTATAAGAATCAAGATTAATGggtaattaatttaaactttaacctttattttggaattaatttcataaagattcgaCCACTTTGGTGATTAACGAATCTTAAATATATGATTCCAAGttatattaagaaacaataaattttattattgcatacTACAACGTTCtaacaacaaagagttgtttctttaatatttaaaataacaaagattaaactcatattattttaaatagaatcaattataataatatcaatatttcaaatttcgttattcaataattgtgaaatttctaacaaacataattaaaattcacaagatctgaagaaacattaattttaattgaaaatcaCTGGTTCCGAAAatcaggctctgataccacatgTAAGCATAAAACAAAttatataaacttaaacaatcttatacataaacaatcctatccataatcctttgtattattcaggaacgttgaacttaatgattttcacatacacataataacagtaattcaataaagaattacttacctgaattctccATGATTTTAGCGAAAGCAAAAGCGTAATAGTAGAAACACTGaattatttctctctctttaccttactttcagaaTAATTGTGATGGAGCTTATTCTTTTTTGACAGAGagaggaccccttttataatggaaatagtcagttatgttttcacATTCCATCAACGTGATTGGTGGATACAATCATTATCCTACTAAGAGTCAGTAATTATGGATAcaatcctactaggagtcagtaattatcctactaggtaacttttcatatagattaaggatttaacttattcaattattattaaactaataaattaattaattatgtgggccatagaaATTTACAACAATATGCTTTATAGAAGCTATCATTTAGTTGACCAAAAACGCTAGGCGATTGTTTTTCATTTTCCTAATCTTTTATTAACAAAGTTTTTCGTTACTTAGTAAATAGTTGAAGATAATAGACACATGAAGAATCGTGGTTGAGGTGAGCTATTGGACATCACCgtcaataagaaaaaaagaataaatttagAGACTTTTCCTAAATTTCGCCTCATCATACTAACCTCTCGTGTAGTTTTAAATATTACACTTATCTTTCTTATTTTAGCATTGTAATAACAATtctcttaatttatttattattaatgttaaaatttattaaagttatttttttagggTGGCCATGTGATCTTTGGCAAAAAATAATGCATTTGAGATTTTAAAATTAACGATGATTTTCAGGTAATTAGACATTGCAATCATGAGTTTTAATTATATTCTTAAGCCAAATCTAATCCTGATGATGAACTAATCTTTGACTAGGACGTTTGAACTTTTGACATATCATATTTTTTTGGTACTTTTGTTCCATTTAATTCATAATCAACAACTTTACCTAATTAACTAATTGTTGAATTTCATCTAGCTAATTTCCATGGTGTAAAATCTAAGCTGATGAAATATGTATGATTGatcacattattattattattgttgttgttgttgttgttgttgtcggtGTTGTTAtcagtgttgttgttgttgtcagtGTTGTTGTCGGTGTTGTTGTCGTCTtcgttgttgtcgttgttgttgttgttgttgttgttatcatcattgttgttgttgttgtcgttattgtcgttgttgttgttgttgttgtcgttgttgttgttgttattgtcgttgctgttgttgtcattgttgttgtCGTCGCTGTTGTTGTtagtgttggtattgttgttggtgttggtgttgttgtcaTTATCGTTGTTGTTATCATCGTTGTTTTTTacggtgttgttgttgttgtcggtGTTATCGATGTTGTTGTATCGGTGTTGTCGgggttgttgttattattgtcggtattattggtgttgttgtcgttgttgttgttgttatcgccgttgttgttgttattattgtcgGTATTATCggtgttgttgtcgttgttgttgttgttatcgccgttgttgttattattattgttgttgttgtcgttgtcggtgatgttgttgttgttgtcattgtcGGTTTTGTCGCCatctttattgttgttgttgttatcgttgtcgttgtcattgttgttgttgtcgttgtcgttgttgttgttgttgtcgtcgttGTCGCCGTCGTCCTCCTCCTCCTCATAtacaattatcattatcattataatcatcatcatcattattaatcattactataattattattatcaccaTCATTATAGtgatcatcatcattataattaTCCTTTGTTTTAAGAGGAATTGAGTCCTCTACTAGAGAGCTCCCTGAATTATCTGAAGTGAAAGTTGAGGAGTTgttcagtaaaaaaaaaaaagcattagCCGAAAtttactttcctttttttttggcGTAGTACTAACGTAATCCTAAAACACCATGTGTATTGCCGATCAAGGCcaaaatattgttcttgagatgtaatctatatctatatatatataaaagttaaacTAAAAGCAAGACAAGAAGCCACGTGACAATTTTTAGGACATAACTTAATAAAGTTgtaataataatgtattaaaaaaattaaaatttttgaatttgaaaatatattattctttatttgaaaaaaataattcattagcTTAAAAGTATAAATTCATggttaaagagttttgaatgaACGTTTACTCTTTCatgtttatctctttaaaaattcaaataaatattataaaactatctaaatataatttatgtaaatattaaataaaagttaaaaatataataatattaataataaataatctatctatatatattacaAAGCAGAGGACGAAGCACAATAATTAGCCACGTGGCAAGCTATTGAGAAGCCATGTGGTAGTTTGCAAGCTATTGAGAAGCCATGTGGTAGTTTTTTAGGAcaaagttaataataatgtaataacaaatttgaattatttgaatattaaaatgcattatcctttattttttagaaaaaattcatTAGCTTAAATTTTTCCTTACTTacgattattttaaaattttaaatataaattaaaatttattaattaaattcaaCGTATATATCTACTTGGAATATCTTCATATATCTAAGttgtcaatttatttattttttaaaaaaattaacaaacaaaaaaaaaagaaagaaagaaaacaaaagataatAAGAACATAAACTATCAAAGATAATTAagactaataatttttttattttaaattaaaataattataaaataaaattacttcttaaattgaaaaattaagtatttaaatttgaaatcattatcctttaaataaaaagataaaaatagaaactcataattgaagagttctaatagatatttggtatttcaaacttatctctttaaaatttaaatgttataaaatatacttaaatataatattatattttataaacttATCTATaccaaatataatgataaatatattattattattattattattgataaatataaataatatatatttgtggtgTGTATCTAAAAGTAATTTTTACTTGcgcttattttaaatataaattaaaatttaataattaaatataatatatatatacatatatatatatatatatgtatatatacttgaAATACCTTAACATATCTAagttgtcaattttttttatgaaaaaaatttaaaaaacaaacaataggaaggaaagaaaagaaaagaaaagaaaatttaaaaaaacgtGCAAATAAAAAGATAAACTATCAAAGATAATTAAGACTAATaacttattaattttaaattaaaaatagttataaaataaaattacttattaaaaatagttatttatcaCATTAAAATGTTTAATtggactcttatcaagttttgaattgaaagatgaattatttgaatttgaaatacattgtccttttaataaaaagattttcattatcttaaaaatagaaatccaTAATTGAagatttctaataaatattttgctatttcaaacttatctctttataatttaaatgttataaaatatattcaatataatttatttttatattaataaaagatgaacattttatccaaataataataataataatataattaaataatagtaattaaaacaaataattattacGATTATTTATGATTaccattattatgattttttaaaacaaataattaaatataagaaCACGTTTGAACAAAtgacttcttttttatttattttttatttaaatcaatt
Coding sequences within:
- the LOC124885837 gene encoding uncharacterized protein LOC124885837; its protein translation is MENSALALHSHSTSVTTFNGLNFSDWCEQIKFHLGVLDLHAALYSEKPTAITEASSDEEKSYYKYWDQSNTLGLMFIQMNIVGNIKTTLSKTESAKKLLKLMKESSQTADKSLAWTLMGTLTAMKFDGSRTMHEHVIEMTNIATRLNSLGMEVEQNFLVQFIINSLPSEYGPFQINYNTMKDK